A DNA window from Prosthecobacter debontii contains the following coding sequences:
- a CDS encoding DUF1501 domain-containing protein: MLPSRRSFLQTTGCGFGYLAASALAQRQAWAAGGVGFQPHHVPKAKRVIFLFMQGGVSHVDSYDYKPRLLKDDQKIIDIADPRTVAKTGKGSPQRLKKPLWEFAQQGESGRWASNLFPHINRHVDDLCFLHGMHTEGVAHGPATLFLHTGTTSFIRPSMGAWVMYGLGSENENLPGFVTISPSLGNGGPRNYGNAFLPARYQGTPLGRSGLPSQEAKIKNIVNTAWTPEQQRRQYELLGALHAQQMRPGDTEIEAVIQSYELAWRMQNNAPDALDLAQESESTLQLYGIGEKVTDNFGRQCLMARRLAEQGVRYIQVNYGDNSNNPAWDQHSNLPKHGDHAAAVDKPIAGLLEDLKQRGLLEDTIVWWGGEFGRTPYAERNGTGRDHNPAGFTVWLAGGGVKAGFAHGATDEIGFQAVDGKVHMHDLHATVLHLLGLDHERLTFRHAGRDFRLTDVHGHVVKEILA; the protein is encoded by the coding sequence ATGCTCCCTTCCCGACGCTCCTTTCTTCAGACCACGGGCTGTGGTTTCGGGTATCTTGCCGCATCTGCTTTGGCTCAGAGGCAGGCATGGGCTGCGGGCGGCGTGGGATTTCAGCCGCATCATGTGCCCAAAGCCAAGCGCGTGATCTTTCTTTTCATGCAGGGTGGGGTCAGTCACGTGGATTCTTATGACTACAAACCGCGACTGCTGAAGGACGATCAAAAGATCATTGATATTGCCGATCCTCGCACGGTCGCAAAAACGGGCAAGGGCTCACCCCAACGACTGAAGAAACCCCTGTGGGAATTTGCCCAGCAAGGCGAAAGCGGACGCTGGGCCTCCAATCTCTTTCCGCACATCAATCGCCATGTGGATGATCTCTGCTTCCTCCATGGCATGCATACGGAAGGTGTTGCACATGGCCCGGCGACCTTGTTTCTCCATACAGGCACCACCAGCTTCATCCGTCCCAGCATGGGAGCTTGGGTCATGTATGGACTCGGTTCTGAGAATGAAAACCTGCCAGGCTTTGTAACCATCAGCCCCAGCCTAGGCAATGGCGGCCCACGGAATTACGGCAATGCCTTTCTACCAGCTCGCTATCAGGGCACCCCGCTCGGGCGCAGTGGTCTGCCCAGCCAGGAGGCCAAGATCAAAAACATCGTCAACACAGCATGGACACCCGAGCAGCAGCGGCGACAGTATGAATTGTTAGGCGCTCTTCATGCTCAACAGATGCGCCCTGGGGACACCGAGATCGAGGCCGTGATCCAAAGTTATGAATTGGCTTGGCGCATGCAGAACAATGCCCCGGATGCCTTGGATTTGGCTCAAGAATCCGAGTCCACTCTCCAGCTCTATGGCATTGGGGAGAAAGTCACCGATAACTTCGGGCGGCAGTGCCTCATGGCGCGTCGATTAGCGGAGCAAGGGGTGCGTTACATCCAGGTCAACTACGGCGACAACTCTAACAACCCGGCCTGGGATCAGCACAGCAATCTGCCCAAGCATGGTGATCACGCCGCTGCTGTGGATAAACCCATCGCTGGTCTGCTGGAAGATCTTAAACAGCGGGGCTTGCTGGAAGACACCATCGTTTGGTGGGGCGGTGAGTTTGGTCGCACCCCGTATGCGGAGCGCAATGGCACTGGGCGAGATCATAACCCCGCCGGATTCACTGTTTGGCTGGCGGGTGGCGGGGTGAAGGCGGGTTTCGCCCACGGAGCTACGGATGAAATCGGTTTCCAAGCTGTGGATGGGAAAGTCCACATGCACGACCTGCATGCCACCGTTCTCCACTTGTTAGGCCTGGATCACGAGCGACTCACCTTCCGGCACGCTGGCCGCGACTTCCGCCTCACGGATGTGCACGGCCATGTGGTGAAGGAGATTTTGGCTTGA
- a CDS encoding SDR family NAD(P)-dependent oxidoreductase, which translates to MSVRYDVEGLVVLIMGGTTGLGLSAAQALVEQGACVVVTSRSETNVQAALDVLGKRARGFAADASDPATAERAVTLAVESFGRLDALYHVAGGSGRSRGDGPLHEITDEGLRYTLDLNLTSVMASNRAAVKQLMKQRHGGCILNMGSVLGWSPSPEFFASHAYAAAKAGILGFSKSIASYYAPQNIRVNVIAPALVETPMSKRAAGDEAIMSFVQAKQPLEGGRIGVPEDVDGAALFLLSRAAKFITGQVLAVDGGWTVSEGRSA; encoded by the coding sequence ATGAGTGTGCGTTATGATGTTGAGGGGTTGGTGGTCCTGATCATGGGCGGCACCACGGGCTTGGGGCTGTCTGCGGCCCAGGCGCTCGTGGAGCAGGGGGCTTGCGTGGTGGTGACAAGCCGGAGTGAAACCAATGTACAGGCGGCGTTAGACGTACTGGGGAAGCGGGCTCGCGGTTTTGCGGCAGATGCCAGTGACCCAGCGACGGCTGAGCGAGCGGTGACTCTGGCGGTGGAGTCCTTTGGTCGTTTGGATGCCTTGTATCATGTGGCGGGGGGCAGTGGTCGCTCGCGTGGGGATGGGCCGCTGCATGAGATCACCGATGAGGGGTTGCGTTATACGTTAGACCTGAACCTCACCTCGGTGATGGCATCGAATCGCGCTGCGGTGAAACAGTTGATGAAACAGCGTCACGGTGGTTGCATCCTGAACATGGGCAGCGTGCTGGGGTGGTCACCCTCGCCGGAGTTCTTTGCCAGTCACGCCTATGCGGCGGCGAAGGCGGGCATTCTCGGATTCAGCAAATCCATCGCCAGCTACTATGCTCCGCAAAACATCCGGGTGAACGTCATTGCTCCGGCGCTCGTGGAGACGCCCATGTCCAAACGCGCGGCAGGGGATGAGGCGATCATGAGTTTTGTGCAGGCCAAACAACCCTTGGAGGGCGGGCGCATCGGCGTGCCGGAGGATGTGGATGGAGCCGCGCTTTTTCTGCTCTCGCGGGCGGCGAAGTTCATCACGGGGCAAGTGCTCGCCGTGGATGGCGGATGGACTGTATCGGAGGGCCGCAGCGCATGA
- a CDS encoding ROK family protein: protein MSLAIGIDLGGTNIKAVLMDRETGLVQASRSRPTLDGEWVEDVPRFALSVRELVLEFETLAGGERLPVGLSAPGLARPDGRCIEWMPGRMHGLEKFDWSHFLQRSVHVLNDAHAALLGEVWTGAAKGCQDVFMVTLGTGVGGAIFSGGRLLKGAIGRAGHLGHLSTDVHAPLDLYGTPGSLEVAIGNKTIQQRGEGRYANTHVLLEALTAGDAHAEAVWLESVKHLAGALASLINVLDPELIILGGGIATGAGDRLLKPLAEKLADYEWRPGGHRVPLALAKLGDDAGPVGSVRGLAEVR, encoded by the coding sequence ATGAGTTTGGCGATTGGAATTGACCTCGGTGGCACGAATATCAAGGCGGTGCTCATGGATCGTGAAACGGGTTTGGTGCAGGCCAGCCGCAGCCGACCGACCTTGGATGGAGAGTGGGTGGAGGATGTTCCTCGTTTTGCCCTCAGTGTGCGAGAGCTGGTGCTGGAGTTTGAAACCTTGGCCGGTGGGGAAAGACTACCAGTAGGGCTCTCCGCACCGGGTTTGGCTCGGCCGGATGGGCGCTGCATCGAGTGGATGCCGGGCCGCATGCATGGTCTGGAGAAGTTCGATTGGAGCCACTTTCTGCAACGGTCGGTTCATGTGCTCAACGATGCCCACGCGGCCCTGCTAGGGGAGGTTTGGACCGGGGCCGCCAAGGGCTGTCAGGATGTCTTCATGGTCACCCTCGGCACCGGTGTCGGCGGCGCGATCTTTAGCGGTGGTCGTTTGCTCAAGGGAGCCATCGGTCGAGCCGGGCACCTGGGGCATCTTTCCACGGATGTGCATGCCCCCCTGGATCTCTACGGCACGCCCGGGAGCCTGGAGGTAGCCATTGGCAACAAGACGATCCAACAACGAGGGGAAGGGCGCTATGCCAATACCCATGTGCTGCTGGAGGCGCTGACGGCGGGAGATGCCCACGCTGAGGCCGTGTGGCTGGAGTCGGTGAAGCATCTGGCCGGTGCCTTGGCGAGCCTGATCAATGTGCTGGACCCAGAACTGATCATCCTGGGCGGCGGCATCGCCACCGGAGCAGGGGATCGTCTCCTGAAACCTTTGGCGGAAAAGCTTGCGGACTATGAATGGCGTCCCGGTGGTCATCGGGTGCCCTTGGCTCTCGCCAAGCTCGGCGATGATGCCGGTCCCGTGGGCTCGGTGCGCGGCTTGGCGGAGGTGCGATGA
- a CDS encoding phenylacetate--CoA ligase family protein, protein MADECSSIDRGRLRTGQWRKLRGLLLMLLEADGFYARKFRAAGLQPSSVNGVEDFIQKMPFTEKQELLADRLEHPPFGTHLTQPLTAYTRFCQTSGTSSGQPVAWLDTPESWEAMLACWRRVYEAADLVKGQDRIYFAFSFGPFLGFWTAYEAANGHYLTLPSGGLSSQARLEMMARYGATVLCCTPTYALRLGELIGPGSGVSLESLAVKKVIVAGEPGGSIPEVRSRIEALWNARVYDHHGMTEVGPVSYEATETPGRLTVIEEAYLAEVVDPETGVEVEDGQQGELVLTTLVRTAGPLLRYRTGDWVKKVMHAGRLTLEGGVLGRVDDMVVLRGVNIYPSAIEAVVRQFSDVEEFMVEQRKVDAMDEIELLIEVPGNVSKSLLKQIESKLRDTFSMRIPVRLAEPGSLPRHEFKAKRWRKV, encoded by the coding sequence GTGGCTGATGAATGTTCTTCGATTGATCGTGGCCGCTTGCGCACGGGGCAGTGGCGCAAGCTGCGTGGGCTATTGCTGATGCTGCTGGAGGCAGACGGCTTTTATGCTCGCAAATTCCGCGCCGCAGGGCTGCAACCGTCGTCGGTGAATGGCGTGGAAGATTTCATCCAGAAGATGCCCTTCACGGAGAAGCAGGAACTGCTGGCCGATCGTCTGGAGCATCCGCCCTTTGGCACGCATCTGACGCAGCCGCTCACGGCTTACACGCGCTTTTGCCAGACCAGCGGCACCAGCAGTGGCCAGCCCGTGGCTTGGCTGGATACGCCGGAGAGTTGGGAGGCTATGCTGGCGTGCTGGCGTCGCGTGTATGAGGCGGCGGATCTGGTGAAGGGGCAGGACAGGATTTACTTCGCCTTCTCCTTCGGCCCGTTCCTGGGGTTCTGGACCGCTTATGAAGCCGCCAACGGTCATTACCTGACTTTGCCAAGCGGAGGGCTTTCCAGCCAAGCTCGCCTGGAGATGATGGCCCGCTATGGGGCGACGGTGCTGTGTTGCACGCCGACCTATGCGCTGCGTCTGGGCGAGCTGATCGGGCCGGGTAGCGGGGTGAGCCTGGAGTCTCTAGCGGTGAAGAAGGTGATCGTGGCAGGAGAGCCCGGCGGCAGCATCCCCGAGGTGCGCAGCCGGATCGAGGCACTCTGGAATGCCCGTGTCTATGACCACCATGGCATGACCGAGGTGGGCCCCGTGAGCTATGAAGCCACCGAGACCCCCGGCCGCCTGACGGTGATCGAAGAAGCTTATCTGGCTGAGGTGGTGGACCCTGAAACAGGTGTGGAAGTGGAGGACGGGCAGCAGGGTGAGCTGGTGCTGACCACACTGGTGCGCACGGCGGGGCCTCTGCTGCGCTACCGCACCGGAGACTGGGTGAAGAAGGTGATGCATGCAGGCCGCCTCACTCTGGAAGGCGGTGTGCTGGGCCGCGTGGATGACATGGTGGTGCTGCGTGGGGTGAACATTTATCCGAGTGCCATCGAGGCCGTGGTGCGGCAGTTCAGCGACGTGGAAGAGTTCATGGTGGAGCAGCGCAAGGTGGATGCCATGGATGAAATCGAACTCCTGATCGAGGTGCCGGGGAATGTGTCCAAGAGCCTGCTCAAGCAGATCGAGTCCAAGCTGCGAGATACCTTCTCCATGCGCATCCCGGTGCGGCTCGCGGAACCGGGCAGCCTGCCCCGGCATGAGTTCAAAGCCAAGCGCTGGCGGAAGGTCTGA
- a CDS encoding redoxin domain-containing protein — protein MSNRLLVASLFLSLAASHAAEPLPGHSAHGEAFNEGPRQAAVLIPGTGKVSFPVTTTSQEAQAFFNQGVGQLHGFLYYEAERSFRQVAVLDQDCAMAYWGMAMANVNNDKRAREFVKEAVALKAKAGAEEKLWITTLETFYNDDKRDKKQRALDFIRDLETIVQDYPEDVEAKAFLAWKIWHAKDQAPISSPQAVDALLDQVFAVNPEHPAHHYRIHLWDGSKPIRALKSAASNGQAAPGIAHMWHMPGHTFSKLKRYDDAAWQQEASTRVDHASMTRSWILPDQIHNYAHNEEWLVRTFNELGRAQDAIGLAKSLIKNPRHPQYNTLEKGSARYGVIRLLETLQTWEIWEEVLSVTNGPWVRPMADAADAETARLKARGLAFYAQDEVNALEATLNQLQTLNQTALKKRREADAKAAKEKDKAKDREQEKSKDNKKPDKPDEGPAAEALKTLQACHAVLLPRRDAAAIVEAVQKDISKPLAASLWLKLGQKAKAEALLKDWPEDLAAQLAKVELKMALDKKAEAKQDLEKAGKLAFAMDRHLPVSQRMDALAKQLGVKGDWRAPAPVRQDSGQRPALDTLGPIHWQPPQVPTWEALTLEGQPVTAEHFHGKPHLLLFYLGSACGHCMQQIKAFAKEAPSYRKAGIELAAITLEPMSLAGRITEQMPDKKLPPFSLFCDPGLTMFKSFKAYDDFEQEPLHAAVLVDAHGKVRWWDVSWEPFTDAGFLLREAKRLLQWD, from the coding sequence ATGTCCAACCGTCTGTTAGTCGCGTCCCTTTTCCTGTCTCTTGCTGCGAGCCATGCCGCTGAGCCCTTACCCGGCCATTCAGCCCATGGTGAAGCCTTCAATGAAGGTCCACGCCAAGCCGCAGTGCTGATTCCCGGCACGGGCAAGGTGAGCTTTCCGGTGACGACGACGAGCCAAGAAGCCCAGGCCTTTTTCAATCAAGGTGTCGGGCAGCTTCATGGCTTCTTGTATTATGAAGCGGAGCGTTCCTTTCGGCAGGTGGCGGTGCTCGATCAGGATTGTGCGATGGCTTACTGGGGCATGGCCATGGCCAACGTGAACAATGACAAACGGGCGCGTGAATTTGTCAAGGAAGCGGTGGCTTTGAAGGCGAAAGCCGGTGCCGAGGAGAAGCTGTGGATCACCACGCTGGAGACCTTTTACAACGACGACAAGCGCGATAAAAAACAGCGCGCGCTCGATTTCATCCGAGATCTGGAAACCATCGTTCAAGACTACCCGGAGGATGTGGAGGCGAAGGCTTTTCTGGCCTGGAAGATCTGGCATGCCAAGGACCAAGCCCCGATCTCCAGTCCCCAGGCGGTGGATGCCTTGCTGGACCAGGTCTTCGCGGTCAATCCCGAGCATCCGGCGCATCATTACCGCATTCACCTGTGGGATGGCAGCAAGCCGATTCGTGCTCTGAAGTCTGCGGCGAGCAATGGTCAAGCCGCCCCAGGCATCGCTCACATGTGGCACATGCCCGGGCACACCTTTTCCAAACTCAAACGCTATGACGATGCCGCCTGGCAACAGGAAGCCAGCACACGGGTGGATCATGCCTCCATGACGCGAAGCTGGATTCTCCCAGACCAGATCCACAACTACGCCCACAATGAAGAGTGGCTGGTGCGCACCTTCAATGAACTGGGGCGTGCTCAGGATGCCATTGGCCTAGCCAAAAGTTTGATCAAGAATCCCCGACATCCGCAATACAACACGCTGGAGAAGGGGAGCGCTCGTTATGGAGTCATTCGCCTGCTGGAGACCCTGCAAACCTGGGAGATATGGGAGGAGGTCTTGAGCGTGACGAATGGCCCATGGGTCAGGCCCATGGCCGACGCAGCGGATGCGGAGACGGCACGCTTGAAAGCTCGTGGTTTGGCCTTCTATGCACAGGATGAGGTCAACGCTCTGGAGGCGACGCTGAATCAACTGCAAACGCTCAATCAAACCGCGCTGAAAAAGCGACGTGAAGCGGATGCCAAGGCGGCCAAGGAGAAAGATAAGGCGAAGGATAGGGAGCAAGAAAAGTCGAAGGACAACAAGAAGCCAGACAAGCCTGATGAAGGCCCGGCGGCGGAAGCTCTCAAAACCTTGCAGGCTTGCCATGCGGTGCTGCTGCCACGGCGTGATGCCGCAGCCATCGTCGAGGCGGTGCAGAAGGATATTTCTAAACCGCTGGCGGCTTCACTTTGGTTGAAGCTCGGCCAGAAAGCGAAGGCTGAAGCCTTGTTAAAAGATTGGCCCGAAGATCTGGCAGCTCAGTTGGCCAAGGTCGAACTGAAGATGGCTCTCGATAAGAAAGCTGAAGCCAAGCAAGATCTGGAGAAGGCAGGCAAGCTGGCCTTTGCCATGGATCGTCATTTACCTGTGAGCCAACGGATGGATGCCCTGGCCAAGCAACTGGGGGTGAAGGGGGACTGGCGTGCTCCAGCGCCCGTGCGTCAAGACAGTGGTCAGCGCCCCGCCCTGGATACCTTAGGTCCTATCCATTGGCAGCCCCCCCAGGTTCCCACCTGGGAGGCGTTGACCCTGGAGGGCCAGCCTGTGACGGCGGAGCATTTCCACGGGAAACCGCATCTGCTCCTCTTTTATCTGGGCAGTGCTTGCGGTCATTGCATGCAGCAGATCAAGGCGTTTGCCAAAGAAGCGCCGAGCTATCGGAAAGCCGGGATCGAACTGGCCGCCATTACCCTGGAGCCCATGTCCTTGGCGGGGCGCATCACCGAGCAAATGCCGGATAAGAAGCTGCCGCCTTTCTCGCTCTTCTGTGATCCCGGCCTAACCATGTTTAAAAGCTTCAAAGCTTACGATGATTTTGAGCAGGAACCCCTGCACGCCGCCGTCTTGGTGGATGCGCACGGCAAGGTGCGCTGGTGGGATGTCAGTTGGGAGCCGTTTACGGATGCAGGCTTCCTCCTGCGTGAGGCTAAACGACTGCTCCAATGGGACTGA